From the genome of Astatotilapia calliptera chromosome 3, fAstCal1.2, whole genome shotgun sequence:
TAAACAGCAGGAAGTAAGCTTAAAAAAGATGACTTTTTTTCCACATCAGCCCCTCTGATGGTGACAGGGGTAGGAGGAGGAGCCTGCTTCCTAAAGTCCATAATCAGttcctttgtctttgtgatGTTAAGTTGTAGGTGGTTTAGCTCACACCACTCGACAAAGCTGTCTACCACACTCCTGTACTCCTCCTCTTGTCCATCCCTGATAAAGCCCACAATGGTAGAGTCATCTGAGAATTTCTGCAGATGACATGACTGAGACTTGTACCTGAAGTCAGATGTGTAGAGAGTGAAGAGGAAGGGTGATAGGACCGTCCCCTGCGGCGCCCCCGTGCTGCTCAGGATGTTATCTGAGCGGCAGTTCTTTAGTCAGACATGCTGTGGTCGACTTGTTAAATAGTCCGTAATCCAACCAACCAGTGGGGCGTCCACCTGCATTTCCATGAGCTTATTCCCCAGCAGTGATGGTCTGATTGTGTTAAAAGCACTGGAGAAGTCAAagaacatgaccctcacagcgCTCCCAACAATGTCCAGATGAGAATAAGCCTGGtccagcaggtagatgatggcctCCTCCACACCGATACGAGGTTGAtaagcaaactgcagggggtccagccAAGGCTCCACCAGCAGACGCAGATGTTTCAGGATGAGTCTCTCCAGCGTCTTCATGACATGTGAGGTCAGAGCCACTGGCCTGTAGTCACTGAGGGTCGGCGGGTTGATCTTTTTAGGGACAGGAACCACgcaggatgtcttccagagTGATGGGACTCTCCGCATTTCCAGGCTCATGTTGAAGATCCGTTGTAGAACTCCAGACAGCTGGGAAGCACAGCACCTGAGGGCCCTGGGACTGACACCATCAGGGCCAGCAGCTTTGCTAGAGTGGAGTCTGCCCAATTTTTTTTTGATGTCATCTGCTGAGAGGGACAGGGTGAGACAGTCTGAGGGGGCAGGAGAGGGGAGAAGAGCTGGGTGTGGAAACAGGAGACGCAGGGCAGTCAAACCTATTGAAGTGCAGATTAAGGTTGTTAGCACTTTCCACGTCCCCATCCATCCCAATACCTCTCTTTTGTCTCAGGCCAGTGATAGCCCGCATTCCATTCCACACCTCCCTAGTgttgttttcctgcagtttgttttCCAGCCTCCGTCTGTAGGACTCTTTACCCTCTGCAATCTTGGCTTTCAGCTCCTTCCTTTCAACaggaaagaagcaaaaacatttaGAGCATTCACATTCATCCATCCTGTCAATGACCCGTActaccacatcccacttctcaGGTGAACACAGACACTctcacagtgaactcattgtcctGATCATGGAACCAGTTTTAGACTTTGTGGCATCTCCAGTTTGTACACTAAAAGTTAATGTCAGGCCACCACACGGCTGTTATGCCTAGTTGATGCTTGACAACCTAATAAAATCTGGACTTTTTACATTTGGTTGTGAGCAACTGTGTTCTAACTCATACCTGTGTAATTTACAAACCTCAGTTTGTTGTTTAAACCAACTGAATCAGCCTGTGTGTAAACCCAAAACTTACGCCGCCCCTCTGACCCCCTCATACTACCTTTAGTTGCTGTTTTTAGAGAGGAGGAGTTTCAGTCGTCTTGTTTGCATAATCAAAGGAGGTGACAGCAGTCTCCCGAGTCTGCTAATAGGTGAAGGAGTCGACCAATATTACAAATATCTaggggagagaaaactgatAAAAGCCACTTTAAATTGACTGATAACAAACTGACTGATATTCAACCCCTCGTTCACTGACATTAAGCTGATCAAAATGTCTGGGTTATGGATTTGTACTGCTGATGTTAAATGTTGAGCCAGTTCTGTCACTAATGATGAAGTTTCAGTCGGCGATCTTGTGTTTTCACCTTTCTGATCTTGGATGTGAACATTAACTGCAGCTCTTCACGTCTGTCAGCAGGAGTTTAGGACTCTCGGTGCTGCCACATGACTGCATCAGTGAGCAGGTGCACATGTGTTTCTAATAAAGTGGTCTGTAAGTGTACAAAGCTTATTATTGGTTAACGAAACATGATGTGTGTTAATGGTTAAACTACCAGACTTTCAGACTGAAGGCCAGAGTCTGTATCCTgtgtaaaaatgcaaaatattgatatttttttcttagttaAGACAAGATAAAGATTGTTGCTTGGATTAAATATAATCTTGTTCACAACATTAACCACATGTTACATGCTGAGAACATTTAGCTAAGgtcttgtgtttgtttcagatAATAAATCTGTATTAAGACTCAAGGCTCACACCGAAGGCCCTCAATCAGGAGTTCTCTCAGGTCACCTTGACCATGTCTATATgcctacatgcctaaatgcccTCAGTTACTTCCATCTGATTGGCCAATTAGATCCTTGTGTTAGCAGTAGAGCAGGTGTGTAAGTATAAGAGGTCTGAGAGGCAAAACCTGCTCTCTCTTTACAAGTTTGTTTCTCTTATTCAGGTGAGCTAACAACAAATGACACACCTGATCTAAACAATATAAAAGCTGGATCTAAATTAAGAAAAGGCCCCCATTTCAACCTGGTGATAATGTCTGCTTCATGTTGTGAGGTAGGGATGTTTCCTGATCTGTAACCACGACCAGGTatcacctgatccagctggTATGTGGAGGTTTTGGCAGCGCCGGGAACATTAAACATTCTTCAGATGTGAGTCAGGTTAGCACAACGCTGTGGGCTGTTTTATGTTCGTGCCTTTTGATGAGCTCTTGTGGTTTGTTGACTGAAACAGTAACAAGGAAAAAGTACGTGTAGAGCAATGTTGAAGTACTTCACTTTGCGCTTACTTGTGTTCAGAGTTTTCTTCATCAGCTGAACTACTGCTACTTCACACTGAACCAACATGAGGCTGCACCGGTGATTTGTGTCAACAAGTATTGAATGGACTCCTGAAAATTGGGAGCAGCCGTTCCTCTCCGGACACTGTGCAGCCTGCTGTGGTCATACATCACTTCCAAAACGTAGTAACGTGCAGAGCTTGGTCAGAGCACCTTAGCATCACATTTTAACAAATGAGCTTCCTGTTCTGTTCAGTGGCAATTTAGTAATTCAAAAAATGCTCCTTGTCCCACTTCCTTCCTGTTACTAAGATGTTTAAGGATCCAAACACACTGGTTTTGCTGTTCCTAAATAAGATATGTGAACAGGGGTAACAGTGGCATCACTTATATAAGATTATATTATATAAGAACATTATTATGTGTAATACTGAGCTCTGTGTACTTCATCAAGATGCAAACAGTGAAACGTTGCTTATGTAATAATACAACAAAGACACATTAATAATTAATCTGACCGTttattcataacataccttTAAACACTCCGCTTTACACACAAGACGTTCAGCTGGACTCATTGTGTGGACGTGACTCATTTATTTGAGCACAGCTGTGTACATGTGCATAAGTGACTTGAATGATTGATAAATGAATGCAAATGAACACGTACTGTGTCTTTCCTACGGCTGGCCTGAGTTTTAGGTTTTGATTTTgaaggattttgtttttctggttgATCTTAGATTTTGTCCTCTGAGCTGACGATGGAGCGAGTGTTAACCAGAACAAGAGAAAAGATTTAGTGCTAAAGTGACAAAAGGACACAGAGAGTTCTACAAGATTTTGATATTAATTCGAATTCGATGTTATTCAGTGTAAGAAATCTCATCATGTTGCACAGATAGCTTTGGTGTGTACCAGAGTAGCTAGAAGTTTCAATTTCATGTGAATTGAAACTAAACTAAGAACAGAGAGAACACACCTCTGAAAAAGCCAATATTGGgaaatatttccttttttttccctaagCGCTGATAAAACTTTGTGCAGGACACTTGATAAATGGCACTTGCAACATCATGAAGTTAGTGTGCACACTAAATAATAATTACTAATATTAATGATTAACTTCAGATTAATGCACAATACGCATCATTAATCTGCAACTGAGTCTGCTGGAACTGACAGACACATTGTATGATGGCACACAGAGAAGGACCAACGTTCCCTCCAATGTGTGACTGAGCCGGGGtgttctgtttattcttctctcAAAGATAAGATGGAGCTCTACAAAACCGGTTTGGCTCTCTGAAAATCTTTCTGCAACTCGGAGCTGATAAGCTGAAGTTGCCACTTGCGACCTGACAAAGCAACAAATCTGTGATGTGCATGCTCATAGACGGCTCCTCCTCTGCATCGATTTTCAAGATCCGAGGTTAAACGAGCTGCGGGTGCAAAGGTGAACTTGTGTCATGTGACAAAAATGCAAGTTAGTTAAAActaaaaagcatttcagtttgtTAACCTTCTATGAATTacacagaaaagaagagaaaactatTCTGAACAATattattaaattgtatttactGAGATTTTACTGTAAGTAGTTACTGTGacagtactttttgttttattctatatCATTATGTTTAATCAATATAAACATGTGATAGTCCCTGCTTTAACCTCTGTTTGCTCAATCACTGCACTTTATTTCTTGCTATGGATGACCTACAGTGGAGTcagcagctgaagctgaagaaCCAGAAACACCAGACTGACTGCAAAACCTGCGAGAATGAACTCAGGGAGGAGCTCGTGTAAATAATCTCAGCACAAACAAAGAGCACCTGTGAGGAGTATTTAAGTCTCTGTAGGCTGAATGTGAACTACACAGTACGAGCTGCATCTGTGAGGATCGGGGCTGCCAGCATGTCCACCCAAACAGGTacaatgttattattattacactgCAGAAACTGGAAGATGAAACTGTAAACTGTGAGAGGAAACAATGTATACCAAGTTGAggcttttctttaaatgtatcAGATTACTTTTACTCAAAAATGTAGTTACTGAGTTATAGTAAATGGCATGAATGGTtagaaacatgttttaaaacaacacaacaaaaatgaGCTACTTAATCAGTCGCATTTAGGTTTTTAAGGTCAGTTTTCTGGTGTGGGAAACAGGAATCTACAACAATCTGTCTGAGTTTCAGTATTTTATACTCATTGGTAAATATAGAAAATACTTGTGCTGGGTGGGTGATCCCTCTGTGGTGTGTTGGAATAATGAGCAGTAAGAAGTCGAACAATCAGCACAGGGAGCTTAAAACAACTGAACCTGTCCTGAAAAAGAGCCGATTTGCAAAGTATGATTCAAAGCGACATATTGCGCTAAAAGTGGAAACAAACTAGTCTGTTAAGTGTAAGTGGTGTCAGCCTCTGTAACATGACACACTTTTATTGCAGTATTCACACTGAGTATTTGTAAAAGTGCActttgtcttgattttttgCTGGTGCAACATGTTGGAATATTTGTTGGAAACAAATAGTCAGATTTAGGTCCCCTCTAGACGTCTTCAATGATGATCTTAAAATCCATTCTGCAGCTTTTTTGGCTGGTAGAAGCAGAACCAGACGTTACACGATCACAGCTCAGTTAACACCATTAAATGAGGTTCATCTGTAGTTTGCAGTCTGTGTTGGGACTTTTTATTGCTCTGTTACTGCGAGCTTTCATTGCTTTTtgactcaaaaacaaaaatggatgttttaaatttaatgaaagGATGGATAAAGCAGCAGTTTCAGACTTCAAGTTTTCTAtttaaagcagacaaaaacaatccAGAGTCTATTATCTTGAGCAGACATGTGATGTCACGTATTTGACATGTGATTCAAAACAAATCAAccacaacacaaaaaaagaaaaaggctgccAGGATCTGTCAAGATGTTAAATATACTTTTGAACTATGCCTCCAGCTACCATCTGCAAACAGGACAGACAGGACTGACTCTTTTTGTGGTATTTTCCAGTGACAAACATGGCCTCGGTACCATTGGAGAATCAGTTCCGGTGCTGCATCTGCCTGGACACCTACACGGATCCCGTCTCAATCCCGTGTGGACACAACTTCTGCCTGGATTGCATCGAAGGCTACTGGGACACAAAGGACAAGTCGGAATGTCCGCTGTGCAAAGAGACGTTCAAAGAGCGACCGGAGCTGAGGATCAACCGAGCTTTTTCCGACATGATTGAATTCTTTAAAAGGTCTGTTTTACTTCCATACTCTTTGTGTCCCAATCCCAGTATCTTTATTGCCAATGTACAAGTGCAACAAAAGTGAGGGCGGTAATGTAcggtgttaaaaataaataaatagcgaTAATAATATACAAAATGAGAGACATACAGTAAATGTGTGTACACCAGTCCCTGCATTCACGATGCTGAATTAGAATTAATTTCTTAAAACTGCTTTAATTGTGTGTGGTTTCATGGCTGTGGAGTAGGAAGCAGATCCAGGATCAACTGACCAATCACGTTGTCTGCCCAtttagttagcattagccaagAAGTTAGCTCTATTAAAAACTTTCACAAGGAAACCGACATATCTTAATTTGGCTAATATCCAACCTAACTTGATTATAGAGCCTTACTCTACCTTAAATGCCACATATATTGACCATGAAGTGCAATGTCACATACAGTGCATGTTTACACCATGTCCAGCTGGCTATGCATTGTGTTTCTGGCACACCAGAGTCccttaatttgaatttattgtCTTGTTCCGTTTTGTGTTCTCTTCCAGATGGCAGATATATTTGAATATATTCAATGATATTTAACATTATCTTCAAAAGGTCTTTGTCACCCACACTGATGCATGGGGAGGACGTCAAGCCCCCGGCACACCAGCTATCAGACCGTGAAGACGTGCCCTGTGACGTCTGCCACGGGAACAAGGCGCCGTCGGTGAAGTCGTGCCTGGTGTGTCAGGCGTCTTACTGTGAGATTCACCTCGTGCCTCACCAGAGAGATCCAGCGCTGCAGAGACACTGCCTCACAGATCCAGCAATCTTCAACACCAGCCACCTGTGCAGAAAGCACAACAAGCCCCTGACGATGTTCTGCAAGCAGGATCACACACCTGTGTGCTCGAAATGCACAGAGGGCGACCACAAGCACCACAAGATTGTCCCCATGGAGAAGGAGAgcaggagggtgaaggtgaGGGAAAAGCTTCTTCCTTTGCCCTGCGTTTtttgggagggagggggggtttCCTGAGTTCACAGATTTTTGTGCGTTCTTCTTCTCACTGTGTCATTTTTACATTGTTTGATCTTCTCCAGATGAATCTGAGGGAGACAAAGTCCGACATCCAACAGATGATCCAGGACAGGCTGAAAAAAATGGAAGACATCAAAAGTCCAGTGGATCTAAGCAAAGTAGGTCGTTGATTGGTTCAAAACGTCAGGCTTGCAACCAAACAGTTCATttatcagtttatttatttatctagttGATCATTTTAATCAATAGAGggccacagagagagagatccAGAGCAGTTCTCAGATCTGCAGCATGCTGATAACCGCCATCGAGAGGCAGCAGGCCGAGCTCGCCAAGGATCTCGAGGAGAGGCAGCTGGAAGCCGAGAGGAAAGCTGAGGAGCTGCTCGAAGAGCTGGAGAAGGAAATCCACGAACTGCAGACGAGGAGCAGCGAGCTGCAGCACCTGGAGCTCACGCGGAGCTCGCTCCACCTCCTACAGGTCAGATTTATC
Proteins encoded in this window:
- the LOC113019112 gene encoding E3 ubiquitin-protein ligase TRIM21-like → MSTQTVTNMASVPLENQFRCCICLDTYTDPVSIPCGHNFCLDCIEGYWDTKDKSECPLCKETFKERPELRINRAFSDMIEFFKRSLSPTLMHGEDVKPPAHQLSDREDVPCDVCHGNKAPSVKSCLVCQASYCEIHLVPHQRDPALQRHCLTDPAIFNTSHLCRKHNKPLTMFCKQDHTPVCSKCTEGDHKHHKIVPMEKESRRVKMNLRETKSDIQQMIQDRLKKMEDIKSPVDLSKRATEREIQSSSQICSMLITAIERQQAELAKDLEERQLEAERKAEELLEELEKEIHELQTRSSELQHLELTRSSLHLLQSFPSLSRLPATRDWSEVAVHSDNSLGMVRRAVSMLGDMCQEVANKLSAEEVDKMSACAVNVTLDPETASGWLVLSPDKKKVSLASQKKKTLLPDSPQRFDSCVCILGKQSFTSGRRYWVVQVGDKSDWDLGVAQESINRKGAITVRPENGYWAICRRKGGSLSACAGPSVTLNLHEIPKKVSIFLDYEEGSVSFYDAEAKTHIYTYGGCSFSEPLYPYFNPCVQNNGRNMAPLVICPLEGGVREEQDTAIDLTV